The following is a genomic window from Methanobrevibacter sp..
ATTCTGGAGGTGTGAATGTTCTTTTAGCAGGTATTGGTATGGAACTTGGTGTCAGCATATTGTTCACTCCAGAAGAAAGCGGAAAAACAAGAGGCAGCGTTTATGAGTTAGCTACTGCATCTAAAATGATGTTTCTTGCAAAACACAGAAAATCTATTCCAAAAGATTTGGGCATTAACTTGGTCGCTTTTAAGGACAAACATAAAAGAAATGATATTATATTAAATGAACTTGATGGAATTCCTGAAACAATACAGGATAAACCGATGAAATTCATTAAAGACAGGGCGGGCAGTTTTAAAATCAATGTTGAGTATGGAACCACTGTTGGCGATAGCAGAATTACTGCCACTCATTTTAAGAAAAACAAACCCGAACTTGTAATTGCAGGAAGCTGCGCTCGCGAAATATATGAAGAAATAATTACTCAAAATTTGGTTAGCAGGATGGAACACGCTGCATATTTGGGGTCTGAACTAAAAAAAGCAGAAATCGCAATGATTACTGGAAAAGAATATGTTCAGGATTTTGAATTATTCAAAAATCCTGACGAGTTTAAAGAATAGATTTATTCAAAATCAGCAGGGTCACCTGGAGTGTCCTGGCCAGCTCCTGGATTGGATGGTTCCGGTTCTGGAGTTGGTTCCGGGCTTGGTTGTGGTTCAACACTGCCTCCGCCTTGACCTGATCCTCCGCTTCCACTTGATCCGCCACTGCTGATACTGCTACCTCTACTGGATCCGCTACTATAATCACCGCTAGAACTGGAACCTACAATACCAGTATCATGGGTCGAGCCTGAATCAGTTGATGTATCATTAGCTGTGAGATTAGTAGTATTGTTTAAAGTAGTATTGTTGGTTTCATTTGCAGTATTAAATGAAATTCCATTACTGCTAATTACAAAAGCAATAGCGCCTGCAATTATAATCAATATCACTAATGCAATGATGATCACATTTTCAGTTTCCATATTTTACCTCCTTATTAAATATATTATAAAACTATTAATACTTATATTATTACACAAACTTTAAATAAATTTAGATTAAATCATATTTTATAATAAATAAATTTCAGAAGGTTTAAGAATTGCAAGTTGAAAATATTAGTATTAAAGATATTGATAAAAGTCTTTTAGATGCGAATTATGTTTCAAATAATGAAATTTCAACTACATTATACTTGTCTTTTTTACTTGGAAAGCCAATGCTTATCGAAGGACCGCCAGGTGTTGGAAAAACAGAATTTGCAAAAGTAGTTGCAAAAACTTTTGAAAGAGACTTTTTCAGGATTCAATGTTATGAAGGAATTACTTTTGAACAAATTGTCGGTGAATGGAATTATCAAAAACAATTGCTTCATCTGGAAGCTGCTAGAAATGATTCAAACCGTGAAGAGAAATTATTTGATGAAGAATTTTTCATAAGAAGACCTTTGCTTAATGCTTTTTTAAATGAAAAGGCATCCGTATTATTAATAGATGAAATTGATAAGGCTGATGAGGAAGTGGAAAGTTTTTTACTTCAGGCATTGGGAGAACAGGAAATAACCATCAATGATTTGGGCACTTTCCATTTACAGAATGACTTGATAGTAATTTTAACCTCTAATTCTCAGAGGTCTTTACTTGATGAAACAAAAGACAGATGTTTATTTTTATACATTCCATACCCTACAATCGAACGTGAAATCGAAATTGTCAAGTCAAAGTTGCCTCATGCAGATGATAATATCATATCTCATATAGTCAAATTGGTCCATGAGATACGCAATCTCAATTTAATGAAAAAACCGTCTGTTAGGGGTACTGTTGACTGGGTTCAGTCTGTTACTAATTTGGGAACTAAAAATCTTGACAAGTCTCTCGAAGACAGTATCGGTGTAGCTATTAAAAACGAAAGTGATAAAAAAAGAGTTGTAAAAGACATTTTTAATAAAAGATAAGATGATTACTAAAATTGCAACCTTGTCATCACAGCTAAGAGAAAAAGGACTGTCAGTAAGTGTTAGAAGCACTCAGGCCGCTGTGAGAATTTATGAGGAATTTGGTGAAGAAGATAGGAATTTACTTAAAACCGCATTAATGGCAGTTTATGTCAAAGACAGATTTCAGATTCCCGATTTCAATAAAGTTTTTGATGAAGTTTTTTCCATCCGGCCAAAGTTAGAAACTCCTGATGAACTTAAAAAAAGCAAAGCATATCTGGGGTCTGGACCTAAATCAAATAAATATGTTATTAAAAAACAGGGGAGCATGGCTCAAAAAGTCCAAAAAGAAAAGATTACCAATGATAAATTGAGAATGCTTTCAGGCCAGCCCCTGCTCGATGAGGTTAAAAAACTGGAACGGGATGGGGAGCTAATGAATAAAGATTTGACAAAACTTAATCGTTTTGACCCCCGCATGCTTGAAATTTGCCAGAGATTAGGTAAAAGAATAGCCAATAAACGTTCAAGAAGAAAAGCTAAAACAAGTCATAATAATATAGATATCAGAAGAACTATTAGAGCCAATTTAAAATATGGTGGAGTTCCCTTTGAACTTGTAAAGGCAAAACCGAGGCCCCATAAAAATGAACATTTATTCTTAAATGATATTAGTGGGTCATGCGAATGGATCAGCAGCTGGTTTTTCATGCTTATGTTTTCAGCTCAAACAGCATTTAAAAGATCAAGAACTTTTGAGTTTGATAATAAAGTGATTGAAACCACCGATGCTTTAAAAGAGGAATATCTCATTGATTCATTTATTAAAGTTAAAGATTTGCGAGTTAAGAATTTAATGGTTCACGGCACTTCCGATATGTATTCGGCATTTAAAAGTTTCCAGGAAAAAGCCAATATTAACAATAAATCTTATGTGATTATCTTATCAGACTGTCGTGACTGGGCAGGACCAAAGGTAAATGGTGTTCCGGCCAGTGTAGACATTATAGAAGAAATGGCAAGGGATTGCAAAAAACTTATAATTTTAAACCCTGAAGATAGAAATAAGTGGGACATAGTTGACAGCTGTGTTTCATTATATGAAGAAGCAGGAGCGCAGGTATTTGAAGTTAATACTCTAAACCAGCTTGCACATTTTGTAGAACAGATGTAGGTAGTAATATGCAGTGTAGTAAATGCGGTAATCCGAAAGTTATTATTAAAAAAGAACAATCCGGTCAGCTATTATGTAAAGATTGTTTTATTGAATCAATTGAAAAAAAAGCCATCAAAACAATTAGAAAAGAAAAATTGTTGGATAAGGGAGATAAAGTCTTAGTGGCCCTTTCCGGAGGCAAGGATAGTGTAACGGCACTTGAGATATTAAATTCGTTTCGCATGATGAACATCATAGACCTCTGTGCCGTAACCATTGACGAAGGAATTGATAATTACAGACAGGAAGGTATTGACATCGCCATCAGACATGCTGAAAGATTAAATATTGAACATAAGGTAGTTTCACTAAAAGAGGAATTTGGAATAACTCTTGATGAAATAATGCAAAAAGAAAATCATAAGGGATCCTGCACTTACTGCGGAGTGTTTAGAAGAACTCTCATCAATAAGGCGGCTCGTGAAATGGGTGCAACAAAAATAGTCACCGGACATAACCTGGATGATGAAGTTCAGGGAATCATAATGAACTATCTTGAAGGCAATGTCAATAATTTAACCAAATTAGGTGCAAAAACAGAATCTAAAGCAAAAGAATTCACTGTTAAAATAAAACCTCTGCGCGAAATACCTGAACGCGAAATAGGATTATATGTTGTTGCAAAAGAATTGGAAGTTCACTTTGACAGCTGTCCTTATGCAATGCAATCATTCAGGGGAGAGGTTTCTGAAGTTATAAACCAATTGGCAGAAAATCACCCTACAATTAAATATTCTACACTTAGAGGATATGATAAAATCAAAAACATATTAAAAGATGAATTTTCAAAGGAATTTAATCATGGAAGATGCGCGAGATGTGGTGAACCTTCATCTAATGAATTATGTAAGGCATGTTCATTTTTAGAAGAATTAGGTTTGTGATATAAATGCAATTTACGTTAAAATACAAATCCATCAACGAAAAAAGAGAATTACCTGAAAATTACACAATTAAAGATTTGCTTAATGAACTGGAATTATCTGCTCAAACTGTCGTATCAAAACAAAACGGCGAACTTGTAATCGAAGAAACCGTAATTGAAGATGGTGATGAAATTCAATTAGTTCAAATAATTTACGGAGGGTAATTTTGAAAATTAGTTACGAGTGCGGCCCATGTTTTTTAAGGCAGGCAAGAGAAGCTTTGGATTTATCAACTGATGATGAAACTCTTAAAATGGAAGTTATGGAAGAAATTTTCAAATATTTAGGCGAAAATTTTAAATCAGGAGCTAATTCAAATAGCACCGGTTCTACAATCCATAAATTAATCAAACAAAAAACATGCTGCAGTGATCCTTATTATAAAGAAAAACTTGAAGGCAACAAAATAGCCCTTAAATATCTGCCGGAAGTTAATAAAATTTTAAATGAAAACGATAGTTTGGAAAATCACGTTAAAATAGCCATTCTCGGCAATATTTTAGACTTCGGAGCATTCACATTAGATGATGATGTTGAAAGCGTAATTAAAAGCTCACTTAAAAAAGATCTGGCAATTAAAGACATTGAAGAATTTGAAAACTCACTAAAAACTCATGATAAGGTCTTATATTTGGTGGATAATACTGGAGAGATAGTATTTGACAAATTGCTTTTAGCCAAGATTAAAGAATATGGTCTGGATATTACAATTGCTGTTAAATCGGAACCTATCCTAAATGATGCTTGCAGGGCAGATGCGCTGGATGTTGGGCTTGATGAATTTGGCAGAATTGTTGATATTGGTGCAGGAACTGTCGGATATGTGGATAGTGAAATTTCAGACGAGTTTAGAGAAATTTTTGACAGTCATGAATTTGTAATTTCAAAGGGCATGGGAAATTATGAAGGATTAACCGAAATAGACATATCAAAAAAAGAAGTTTACTTTTTATTATGTGTAAAATGCAATACAATTTCAAGAGATATTGGCGCGAACTTGCATGACATGCTTCTTTTTAAAAACAAGTAGTGATATGATGATAATCGGATTGATAGGATTTGGAAAAGTTTCTCAAAACATTGTAGACTTGATTAAATCAGATGACATAGAATTTATAACCTCTCTTGAAAACAGGTCTTCCAAAACGACTGAAGCAATTGAAAAACGCAAAATCAAAGCTTTGGATACATTCAAGGAAGTTGCTGCTGCATCAGATATTTTAATTTCGGCCAATTCTCCAAAAAATGCACTTGAAGTTGCAAAAAGTTACGGAAAATATTGCAACGGAATTTATTTGGATTTGAATAATATTTCTCCTGAAACCACGTTTAAAATAAATGAATATGTTGGAGATTTGGTTGATGGAGCCATAATTGGAAAAATTGATTCTGATAATCCCACAATATACCTTTCAGGTAAAAAATCCGGTGAATTATTATTTTTAGATGAGTTTGTCAATACATTTAAAATCAGTGATGAAATTGGGGATGCAGCTATCCTAAAATTACTTAGAAGCACCTATACAAAAACATTATCTGCTCTTTTAATCGAATCTGTTGAAGTTGCAAAAGAATATGATTTGGAAAATGAATTCTTTGAGGTTTTATCATTAACGGAAGGTGAAAATTTTAGAGAAAAATCAATTTCACGAATCAATAACACTTTGTCCAATTCTAAAAGAAAATCCGAAGAACTTGATGAGATTATAAATTACTTCATCAAAAACGACCTGGTCATGGTTAAAGCGGCACTGGAAAAACTCAGCCGATTTCAACCTTAACCTTAAATCCTTTTTTAGCTTTTGTTATGCTTCCCTTAACAGGAATAAAATGGGAGTCCATAATGTATCTTAAATAAGTAACTTCATTTGCAGGAAGTCTTAAGTTTGTTTTGATTTTTTTGCCTTCGCTTTTAAACTGAACTGAAAGTCTGCCGTTTTTATCTACATACAAGTCAGTTTTCAGACCTTCTTTAGTAATCTTTGTTTCAAATTTAGTTAGATTCAGCCCAGCATCCACAGTTAATGGAGCATCAACTTCAATCATTTCACTTCTGAATTTGTCATTGGCTTTGCGAGCATCTAAGGTGCTGTTTGCTACATACCATGCTCTGTCAATAACCCTCTGGACTTTTTGATTGTCGGGAATAACTTCCTGGGATTCATAACTTCTAATTAAATTCATCACTTCCTCTTTGGTAACATTCATCTCAAGAGCGCTGACTGCTAATCTGGTCATTACTGGACCATACTCAGACCTTCTAAAAACTGCCCAAATAGATTCGGGATTTCTGTAAACTCTTCTTTTAATAATTTCATTTATAGTATTTCCATTAAGGTAAGCTATTTTTTCAAGATTGCCTCTTGAATAAGTGTTCATTCTTTTATAAATCTCATCCCAGTTTCTATCGCCCGGAACTCTGCCTGCATCTATTTCCCGCTGAAGAATTTCAACAGTGGCTTTTGGAAGTAATTTTTTAACGTCGTCGGTTATATTCATGTCGTTGCCGATTATTGATTGCCTAATCAGTCTGCCGGAATATTTTTCTTTATTAAGCTCTTTTACTACATGGAATTTAAGTTTGGCTCCAAGAAACTGGTTTATTGCATACCATCTTATTTCATTCCTATTTGTATATCCTTTCGGCATTCCGACAAAGTTTCCCTGAGCAATGAACTTTTTGGATTTGGATTTGATTTCATCAAGTGAAATGCTTGCAGATGTAATATAATCAGTCACCCCATCATCAATCATTTGCTTAAGTCTAATGGGCACACTATAGGATAAGACCAATCTGTGATGGATTCCTTCAAATGATTTAACTTCATCAGCACCTAAAGCTAATGCCATTTCACGACGCGCATCAAAATTAACGAAAAAAGGAGCATGGTTTGCACTAAAACCCTTATTTAAATAAACAACAACTTTTTTATTTTCCCTATCAGCTATTTTTCTGGCTTCTCTAATCAACTTTTCATGCCCTTTATGAATAGGGTCAAAATCCGCACTTATTCCAATCAATATAAACACCAAAAAAAAGAAATTCAGGATAGATTATCTATCCATTAACTTTAATATACCGCTTATCACTAACCATATTCCAATTAATGAACCAAGAATAATTGGGTCTGCAAGATAAGTTCCAATAATTATATACAATACACCAAGCACAATTCCGGATATTCCAATATAAAATCCATATCTGGTATCGCGATTATTAATTAATGAAGCAACTGCAACAATAATTAACATTATTCCTGCAAGATAAAGGGTGATTTCAGTTAAAAACCCAAGTGTTGCAGGATTGAATATCAAACAGATACTTAATAACAATAGCAAAATTCCTAAAAACAAATCAAGTATTGCTCCACTGGTCTTATAGTCTATTATTGTCACTCCCACAACAAGCAAATAAATAGACATTAATAATACAGATAAACCAATTAATGAACTAACTCCAATAATTCCAATCACCGGAAAAATAATGATTATTAATCCTAGAATTATGGATAGTAAACTAATAAATTTAGTTTTCATAATTTCCTCCTACTAATAAATTAATATCTTTATATTATATTAATATAATGGGA
Proteins encoded in this region:
- a CDS encoding cytidyltransferase; its protein translation is MFILIGISADFDPIHKGHEKLIREARKIADRENKKVVVYLNKGFSANHAPFFVNFDARREMALALGADEVKSFEGIHHRLVLSYSVPIRLKQMIDDGVTDYITSASISLDEIKSKSKKFIAQGNFVGMPKGYTNRNEIRWYAINQFLGAKLKFHVVKELNKEKYSGRLIRQSIIGNDMNITDDVKKLLPKATVEILQREIDAGRVPGDRNWDEIYKRMNTYSRGNLEKIAYLNGNTINEIIKRRVYRNPESIWAVFRRSEYGPVMTRLAVSALEMNVTKEEVMNLIRSYESQEVIPDNQKVQRVIDRAWYVANSTLDARKANDKFRSEMIEVDAPLTVDAGLNLTKFETKITKEGLKTDLYVDKNGRLSVQFKSEGKKIKTNLRLPANEVTYLRYIMDSHFIPVKGSITKAKKGFKVKVEIG
- a CDS encoding TIGR00269 family protein, whose product is MQCSKCGNPKVIIKKEQSGQLLCKDCFIESIEKKAIKTIRKEKLLDKGDKVLVALSGGKDSVTALEILNSFRMMNIIDLCAVTIDEGIDNYRQEGIDIAIRHAERLNIEHKVVSLKEEFGITLDEIMQKENHKGSCTYCGVFRRTLINKAAREMGATKIVTGHNLDDEVQGIIMNYLEGNVNNLTKLGAKTESKAKEFTVKIKPLREIPEREIGLYVVAKELEVHFDSCPYAMQSFRGEVSEVINQLAENHPTIKYSTLRGYDKIKNILKDEFSKEFNHGRCARCGEPSSNELCKACSFLEELGL
- a CDS encoding DUF308 domain-containing protein, producing MKTKFISLLSIILGLIIIIFPVIGIIGVSSLIGLSVLLMSIYLLVVGVTIIDYKTSGAILDLFLGILLLLLSICLIFNPATLGFLTEITLYLAGIMLIIVAVASLINNRDTRYGFYIGISGIVLGVLYIIIGTYLADPIILGSLIGIWLVISGILKLMDR
- a CDS encoding NAD(P)-binding domain-containing protein, which codes for MIIGLIGFGKVSQNIVDLIKSDDIEFITSLENRSSKTTEAIEKRKIKALDTFKEVAAASDILISANSPKNALEVAKSYGKYCNGIYLDLNNISPETTFKINEYVGDLVDGAIIGKIDSDNPTIYLSGKKSGELLFLDEFVNTFKISDEIGDAAILKLLRSTYTKTLSALLIESVEVAKEYDLENEFFEVLSLTEGENFREKSISRINNTLSNSKRKSEELDEIINYFIKNDLVMVKAALEKLSRFQP
- a CDS encoding VWA domain-containing protein; amino-acid sequence: MITKIATLSSQLREKGLSVSVRSTQAAVRIYEEFGEEDRNLLKTALMAVYVKDRFQIPDFNKVFDEVFSIRPKLETPDELKKSKAYLGSGPKSNKYVIKKQGSMAQKVQKEKITNDKLRMLSGQPLLDEVKKLERDGELMNKDLTKLNRFDPRMLEICQRLGKRIANKRSRRKAKTSHNNIDIRRTIRANLKYGGVPFELVKAKPRPHKNEHLFLNDISGSCEWISSWFFMLMFSAQTAFKRSRTFEFDNKVIETTDALKEEYLIDSFIKVKDLRVKNLMVHGTSDMYSAFKSFQEKANINNKSYVIILSDCRDWAGPKVNGVPASVDIIEEMARDCKKLIILNPEDRNKWDIVDSCVSLYEEAGAQVFEVNTLNQLAHFVEQM
- the thiS gene encoding sulfur carrier protein ThiS; its protein translation is MQFTLKYKSINEKRELPENYTIKDLLNELELSAQTVVSKQNGELVIEETVIEDGDEIQLVQIIYGG
- a CDS encoding MoxR family ATPase, with the translated sequence MQVENISIKDIDKSLLDANYVSNNEISTTLYLSFLLGKPMLIEGPPGVGKTEFAKVVAKTFERDFFRIQCYEGITFEQIVGEWNYQKQLLHLEAARNDSNREEKLFDEEFFIRRPLLNAFLNEKASVLLIDEIDKADEEVESFLLQALGEQEITINDLGTFHLQNDLIVILTSNSQRSLLDETKDRCLFLYIPYPTIEREIEIVKSKLPHADDNIISHIVKLVHEIRNLNLMKKPSVRGTVDWVQSVTNLGTKNLDKSLEDSIGVAIKNESDKKRVVKDIFNKR
- a CDS encoding DUF89 domain-containing protein gives rise to the protein MKISYECGPCFLRQAREALDLSTDDETLKMEVMEEIFKYLGENFKSGANSNSTGSTIHKLIKQKTCCSDPYYKEKLEGNKIALKYLPEVNKILNENDSLENHVKIAILGNILDFGAFTLDDDVESVIKSSLKKDLAIKDIEEFENSLKTHDKVLYLVDNTGEIVFDKLLLAKIKEYGLDITIAVKSEPILNDACRADALDVGLDEFGRIVDIGAGTVGYVDSEISDEFREIFDSHEFVISKGMGNYEGLTEIDISKKEVYFLLCVKCNTISRDIGANLHDMLLFKNK